The genomic DNA CTTAACATGCATCATTATTCATTCATATAGTGAAAAGATGACCTCTCCTTTGACCACTTCATTTCCGTTTTGATTTACAGCAGCGACTTGAAAATGTAATTGATGATGATTTTTTTCTTTTAATATTGCTTTTAAAGTGATCACATCGTTCAAAAAGACCATTCCTTTAAATCGGACAGAATAATCTTGAATAAATCCTTCTTCAAAATAGGGGGTGAAGAGTTTGGCCAAATTTCCCATTGTCCACATTCCATGGGCTATAATTCCTGGCAGCCCTGCTTTCTTCGCCTCTTCATCAATTGTATGGATCGGGTTATAATCACCGGAAGCCCCTGCATACTTAATTAAGTCTATCCTCGATACAGGTTTCAGTTGTACATATTGCAACGACTGTCCTATTTGTAAATCACATATTTTATTCAAGTTGTCATCTCCTTTCGAACCGTTTCCGTAATAATAACAGTTTGTTTCGAAGTGAAAATTGTCCGACCAGTTCGATCTTCCCCAAAGCTTTGAATGATTAAAAAGCCCAACAATCCACTATTTCCTTTTTTCTCAACATAATTTTCTATTTTTGAATAACAAAAAATTTCTTCCCCTACAAAAAGCGGCCGTTCATAATGATAGGTTTGCTCTCCGTGAATGAGACCTTTTTTTGGAAGATTTAATCCTTCAATAACCCCGTAATCAAATACCCGCGGAAATGTTGGTGGTGCGATATTGCTTTGATAGCGTGATTTTTTTCCTGTTTCTTCATCGATGAAAATTGGATGAGGGTCAGCGATTGCTTCCGCAAATTTCTTTACAGCCCCTCTTTCGACAATATTTTTTACCTTATTAGAACATTTTCCGATAAGACCTTCTAACATACAGGTTCACTCCGTTCCATCTAGGTTTTTGGCCCTCCCGCGACATACAATACTTGACCATTAACAAAGGAAGATTTTTCATCTGCAAAGAACGCTACTGCGTTTGCGATATCAGCCGGCTTTCCGCTTCTACGTACAGGAATATTTGCGACACTCGCATTGATTAATTCTTCAAATGAAATCCCTAATCGTCTCGCCGTTTCTTTTGTCATTTCAGTTTCAATAAAACCAGGTGCCACTGCATTTGTCGTAATACCGAATGGGCCAAGCTCAATTGCCAGTGTTTTTGTAAATCCTTGTATGCCTGCTTTAGCAGCAGCATAATTGGCCTGGCCACGGTTACCAAGTGCTGAAGTAGATGAAATGTTTATGATGCGCCCATATTTTCTCTCGACCATATATTTTTGAGCGGCACGGGCACAGTAAAAGGATCCTTTTAAATGGACATCCATAACTGTTTCCCAATCTGAGTCGGTCATTTTAATCAATAAATTATCACGAATGACCCCAGCATTATTCACAAGAATATCGATCGATCCAAATGTATCCACAACTTCTTTTACGGTCTTTTCTACTTGTTCTCGATCCGTTACATTAACCACCTTTGAAAAAACATCATATCCTTTTTCTTTTAATTGCATCGTTGTATCCCTTAACGCTTCTTCGTTCAAATCAATGAAAGCGACCTTTGCTCCTTCCTCGGCAAAAAGCTCCACAATCCCTTTTCCAATTCCACGGCTTCCCCCTGTAACAAATGCTACTCTTCCTTGAAATCTACCTGCCATCTTTCATACCTCCTAAAAAATTAAAAATCTATCAATATACTTTAAAAAGTATACGAAAAAGAGAGCGTTTTCATGACTGTTTAAATAAATTGACCAATTTTCACATGTCCTTTTAATAAGTTTCTCGCAATGATCATTCGTTGAATTTCATCCGTACCATCATAAATTCTCCAAAGTCTTGCTTCCCGGTACCATCGTTCAATGGGCAATTCTCTTGTATACCCCATTCCGCCATGTATTTGTAATACTCTGTCTACTACTCTATTTCCTACATTAGCGCCAAATAATTTTGCCATGGAAGCTAAATGACGGTTATCTTCTCCTTGATCAAGGGTAAAGGCTGCATTTAGTACGAGCCATTTTGCTGCTTCTATTTCCACAGCAGAATCAGCAATTTGCCATTGGATGGCTTGTCGTTTTGCAATCGGTTTTCCAAAGGTAATTCTTTCTTTTGAATAATCGATAGCCATCTGCAAGAGACGTTCAGCTGTACCAACCGCCCTTGCACCAACAATCCATCTTGCAAAACCGATCCATTCTAACCCAAGATGATAACCTTTGTGCACTTCACCTAAAATATTTTCTTCTGGAACGCGGACATTTTCAAACACAAGGCTTGCTGGGCCCCATTGTCCCATCGTATGTATATACTCCGATCTCCAGCCCATAACACGATCGACTATAAAGCACGTGACCCCTTCACGCCCTAACGTTTCTTTATGCTTCTCTTTATCTGTTATCGCAATGACCATAACAAAATCTGCTTCGTTTCCGCCGGTAATAAACGTTTTTTCACCATTTAATACCCACTCATTTCCGTCTTTTACTGCCATCATCTTAATATTTCTTGTATCAGATCCTGCACTTGGTTCGGTCATAGCAAAACATGATTTTTTCTCCCCATTAATGGTAGGGATTAAGTATTTTTTCTTTTGCTCTTCATTTGCATAATAAAGAATATTATCAGCAGACCCGCCAAATTGAAAAGGAACAAATGTTTTAGAAATTTCCATATATACAATCGCCAACATAACATTTCCTAAATCAGCGCCTCCATATTCAGCCGGAGTATTAATTCCCCAGAACCCTGCTTCCTTTGCCTTTAGCTGAAGCTCCTTTAATTTTCCAGGAGGGAGGCTTGGTTTTCCTTCCCTTTCATTTCGGAGCACTTCATTTTCTAAAGGCATAAGCTCTTTTTCAACAAACTTTCTAATGGTTTTTTGAACCATCTTTTGCTCTTCTGTAAGACGTAAATGCATCAATTCCTCTCCATTCTTTTTACAATTATTTAAAAATTGGCAGTCAGATTATCATTATACTAACCAGTTAGTATGTTAATTCTATTTTATTTAGAAATTTCAGATAATTCAAGTGTTTTTTGTATTTCTTTAATTTATATAGAAAATAAATAACCCACCTAATAACGCCCTGACAAAGACGTGTTAGGTGGGACAAATGTTTATTCCTTATAAAATAGAAATAGTGCACCAAATAATAAGACGATTCCCATCATTCTTTTCATATCAAATGGAATTTGTTTTCCTCCAAACAGTCCAAAATGATCAATCATCGCACTCATGACTAATTGTCCAGCAATGATGGCAATGATGGAAGTAGCAACCCCTACTTTTGGAACTGAAAGCACCATGATAAAGACGTAAAAAGCACCTAATAAACCGCCGAGTAATTGCCATTTTGGAACGGAAAACATTTGTAACACGTTTCCTTTTCCAAAAAACAACTGAAATAAAAATAATGCGATCGTACCGATTAAAAAAGAAATGAATGCCCCTTCTAATACACCTACTTTTTTGCCAAGACCACCGTTGATGGAAGCTTGGATGGATGTTGCCATTCCTGCAATGACGGTCACGAACATTAATAACAACTTCATCTTGACACCTACACCTTTTTTTATGAAAAACTATTCGGCAGTATTTCAAATATTCCTGCATAAAGTTGTAACTTTTTGTATCCTTTTTATGATGGATGTCAAAGTTCAGATTTTTTATGGTGATTTCTTATTTATTTACTTTTGAAATACCATTCAAGAAATTTTCTTCCTTAATACAAAGTTTAAGAAGGGATTCATCGCCAAGCATTCATTCCACCTTTAACATTCGTTACCCGTTTAAAGCCAAGTTTTTTTAATAATTTACTTGCTTTATTACTTCTCATTCCACTTTGGCAGATCACGATGACTTCTTTATCCTTTGAAAGTTCATGAGCTCGTTGTTTTAAATAATGAAGAGGTATGTTTTGAAATCCTCGAATATGATGTGATCGATACTCTGCTTGTGTACGAACATCGAGATATTGCTTATCTTTTTGGCCCAGCTCATTTTTTAATTCAGCCGTACTAATATTTCGGACCCCTTTCGTAGGGAGAATGCGCTGAAGAAAAACCAATACAATGAAAATGATCAATAAGAAATTGATGATTGTATTTGTATCCAAATTCATGATGTCCCCTCCTTTGGATCGTGGAAAATACTGCTGTTTACTTCGTTTTTCCCATTTGTGATCAACATTCCATAAATCGCTTCATGAAATCTGAATAATTCCGGTTGAAATCCTTTTTGGCGGAAATAGTCGTTAAGCTTTTTTGAAGAAATTCGCTCATGTACTGGCGGACCCATTTCGCTCTCAATAGCTTCCCAATCAAGAATCAATAATTTTCCATTCGGCTTTAAAACACGGAACATCTCTTCTACTGCCGGATCTAAATTCGAAACTTCATGGATAACAAATGCGATTAATCCTTTATCGATCGAATTAGATTTTAATGGAATGTTTTCAACATCACTAAATACATACTCAATATTCGTGACTCCTTCCTGTTGAGCTTGTTTCTTTAAGTAGTGAAGCATTTGTTCTTGTACATCGATGGCATAAACAGTTTCTTTTGTTTTATTAGCGATTGGAACGGTAAAAAAACCATTTCCCGCACCAAAATCTGCAACGAAATCTCCTTCTTGAATATGTAAAAGAGAAATGATTTTAACAGGATCCACTAATTCTTTTCTTTTCGGATCTAACAGCTTCGCTGCTTTTTCAGGATTAAATCGATGTCCTGACATTTTTCTCCTCCTTTCTTTTGTTTAAAAGGATACCTATATAAGGTATCCTTAAAAATATTCATAAAATGTTCTCTTTCACTATTAGCGTCCTAATAAGGACATGATAGATTCCGGGTCAAATCCGATGACCCATTGACCGTTAATTTCAGTTTGTGGCACTCCCATTTGACCTGTAGTTTCAACAAGCTTTCTTGCTGCAGCTGGATTTAATTGAACATTTACCTCCTCAAATGGTATTCCTCTTTCTTGTAAAAAGTTTTTTAGCATCACACAATATGGACAAGTTGTTGTTGTGTAAACTGTTACTTTGTTCATTTTTCCCTACTCCTTTCTTCTACATCGGTTGTTTTCGTAAACTTTGTTGTTTTTCGACTGTCGATGAACCGAACAACGCACGTGGTCGGACGAATTACGTTTGTCCGACAATCAGCTTTTGTTCGGTTCATGTCACGCTTGTAAGTGACTAAGCTAGCGTTTCGCTTGCCTGACAGTCGAAAAATTATACCTATATAGGTATATTTAAATACAAAAAAATATCGAGCACCCTCGATTACCCTTACAGGTATATATTAAAATGTATTTATGTTTATGTCAACTTATTTTACTTAAAATGAATGTACACGACGATTATGAAATCATAAACAGCCTGCATTGAAACAGGCTGTTTAAGTCATTGAACGTTTTCCGATTCATGATTTATGCTGTTTTCATTTGAGGATGGTTTACTTTTTGTTTTTTGGCCATTTTATTTCTGATAAATGGAATGATGTATCGATCAAGCCCCCACTTACCAGCATTGTACCCCGCCACTAGAATAAAGATCGTCAACAATACCATTTGCGGGTTCGTGCTAGTCGTTCCAGAGAACATAAAAGCAAAGTTCATTGCAGCCCCCATTAAAGCAGCAAAGGTTGTAAATGCGCCGAGAATCAGTGCAATTCCAACTAAAAATTCCCCCCAAGGGACTAAAAAATTAAATAGATCGACATTCGGGAGAGCAAATCCTTCAAGAAATTGAGCCCACCAGCTTTGTACAGCAGGATGTTCACCAGTTGCTTTACCGATCGCTCCTTTTAAAAATCCAGAAGCATCAAAACCTCCTGTAATTTTCCCCCAACCAGCTGTAAGCCATTCATAACCTAAATATAAACGAATGATTACCATGAAACCAGAAGCAACTTTGTTTTCGCGCAACCACTTGACAAACATGTAGATCGCACCATTTCTTTCGTTGATTATGTTTTACAGTTATAAAATATCATGTTTTCTAAAATTATAAATTAGTTTGTGAAACATTTCACAAAATGGACATAACATCTAGAAAATTTTGTGAAAGATTAAACTAAATAAAAAAAGCGAAAGGCTCACAAACAGCATGGTTGATGACCTTTCACTTTTTGACTAATGGTTCGATTTATGCTTTGATGGAAAATGTCATTATTGAATTGTTTCATTTTCAGCTGAGCTTTCGAGTAATTCTATAAAATGATGAACGATTTTGGCTGTTAATCCCCATATGACTCGGTTTTGATAAATGTAAAACAATTCATCAAGGCTTCGTTCACGCCATTTATAATTTTCCCCTCCAGGAATGAGGTGATAGGGAAAATTCTCTGCTGGCTTCGGTATGAGCTTAACGGGATAACAAGCTGGCTTCTCGTCGAAAAAATACGATAACGGGACAGTAAATACCTCTGCAACTTCATCTCGGTTTGGATATATTTGTTCAAATGGAATGGTCACTTTTCCAGCAAATAAATAATAAATGGTACGATCATAAGGAGAAGCAAGGTAATCTAGAGGAAAGATATCTGAAATAAAACGAGCGTCAATTTGCAGCTCCTCTATCGTTTCACGAATGGCAGCTGCTTTCTCGCTCCGATCATTATGATCTACTTTCCCTCCAGGAAAGCAAATTTCACCAGGTTGACGTCTTAAATGATGTGCCCGTTCTTCAAACAAAATATGAGTTTCTCCATTTACTTTCATGAGAGGAAGAAAAATCGCATATTTTTGACATGTATCTTCCCCTAAAATTTTTGGCGTTCTATTTACTAAACGCTCGATAATCTTTGTTTCGTCCATTCTTCAAACCCTTTCTTTCCCAATATTCCATTGCGATTCTATCATTATTCTTCTTTCTGAAATAACTGCTTTTCCTTCCATTTACCAAATCGATAATACAAAATTGCAAATAAACTACTAATGACAAAGCTTGTACCCATCCCTAATCCGATGCCGGCTTCATCCCACCATTTTGAAAAAAGGAATGTTAACGGATAACGAAGAATCCAGAAAGAAATAAAATTTAACACCAATACTTGAAACATTGCTCCTGATGCACGTAAGATTCCATTTAAAATAAAATTAATGCCTAAAAACGGATAGAAAAAAGCGATCGTTTGTAAATAATTCGTACCGAAGTGAACAGCTTTTTCCTCTTCGATAAAAAGTAAAATTCCATATTTGACGTAAAAGACGATGACAAATGCTAAAAATAGCATAATAGAAAAGTTATACAATACACCATAAATAGCAATTTGACGCACTCGATCCC from Bacillus alveayuensis includes the following:
- a CDS encoding acyl-CoA dehydrogenase (product_source=KO:K00249; cath_funfam=1.10.540.10,1.20.140.10,2.40.110.10; cog=COG1960; ko=KO:K00249; pfam=PF00441,PF02770,PF02771; superfamily=47203,56645); its protein translation is MHLRLTEEQKMVQKTIRKFVEKELMPLENEVLRNEREGKPSLPPGKLKELQLKAKEAGFWGINTPAEYGGADLGNVMLAIVYMEISKTFVPFQFGGSADNILYYANEEQKKKYLIPTINGEKKSCFAMTEPSAGSDTRNIKMMAVKDGNEWVLNGEKTFITGGNEADFVMVIAITDKEKHKETLGREGVTCFIVDRVMGWRSEYIHTMGQWGPASLVFENVRVPEENILGEVHKGYHLGLEWIGFARWIVGARAVGTAERLLQMAIDYSKERITFGKPIAKRQAIQWQIADSAVEIEAAKWLVLNAAFTLDQGEDNRHLASMAKLFGANVGNRVVDRVLQIHGGMGYTRELPIERWYREARLWRIYDGTDEIQRMIIARNLLKGHVKIGQFI
- a CDS encoding 3-oxoacyl-[acyl-carrier protein] reductase (product_source=KO:K00059; cath_funfam=3.40.50.720; cog=COG1028; ko=KO:K00059; pfam=PF13561; superfamily=51735) is translated as MAGRFQGRVAFVTGGSRGIGKGIVELFAEEGAKVAFIDLNEEALRDTTMQLKEKGYDVFSKVVNVTDREQVEKTVKEVVDTFGSIDILVNNAGVIRDNLLIKMTDSDWETVMDVHLKGSFYCARAAQKYMVERKYGRIINISSTSALGNRGQANYAAAKAGIQGFTKTLAIELGPFGITTNAVAPGFIETEMTKETARRLGISFEELINASVANIPVRRSGKPADIANAVAFFADEKSSFVNGQVLYVAGGPKT
- a CDS encoding 8-oxo-dGTP pyrophosphatase MutT (NUDIX family) (product_source=COG0494; cath_funfam=3.90.79.10; cog=COG0494; pfam=PF00293; superfamily=55811), with protein sequence MDETKIIERLVNRTPKILGEDTCQKYAIFLPLMKVNGETHILFEERAHHLRRQPGEICFPGGKVDHNDRSEKAAAIRETIEELQIDARFISDIFPLDYLASPYDRTIYYLFAGKVTIPFEQIYPNRDEVAEVFTVPLSYFFDEKPACYPVKLIPKPAENFPYHLIPGGENYKWRERSLDELFYIYQNRVIWGLTAKIVHHFIELLESSAENETIQ
- a CDS encoding glutaredoxin-like YruB-family protein (product_source=TIGR02196; cath_funfam=3.40.30.10; cog=COG0695; pfam=PF00462; superfamily=52833; tigrfam=TIGR02196) produces the protein MNKVTVYTTTTCPYCVMLKNFLQERGIPFEEVNVQLNPAAARKLVETTGQMGVPQTEINGQWVIGFDPESIMSLLGR
- a CDS encoding thiosulfate dehydrogenase [quinone] large subunit (product_source=KO:K16937; cog=COG2259; ko=KO:K16937; pfam=PF07681; transmembrane_helix_parts=Inside_1_86,TMhelix_87_109,Outside_110_123,TMhelix_124_144,Inside_145_170) gives rise to the protein MFVKWLRENKVASGFMVIIRLYLGYEWLTAGWGKITGGFDASGFLKGAIGKATGEHPAVQSWWAQFLEGFALPNVDLFNFLVPWGEFLVGIALILGAFTTFAALMGAAMNFAFMFSGTTSTNPQMVLLTIFILVAGYNAGKWGLDRYIIPFIRNKMAKKQKVNHPQMKTA
- a CDS encoding acyl dehydratase (product_source=COG2030; cath_funfam=3.10.129.10; cog=COG2030; pfam=PF01575; superfamily=54637), encoding MNKICDLQIGQSLQYVQLKPVSRIDLIKYAGASGDYNPIHTIDEEAKKAGLPGIIAHGMWTMGNLAKLFTPYFEEGFIQDYSVRFKGMVFLNDVITLKAILKEKNHHQLHFQVAAVNQNGNEVVKGEVIFSLYE
- a CDS encoding acyl dehydratase (product_source=COG2030; cog=COG2030; pfam=PF13452; superfamily=54637), with the translated sequence MLEGLIGKCSNKVKNIVERGAVKKFAEAIADPHPIFIDEETGKKSRYQSNIAPPTFPRVFDYGVIEGLNLPKKGLIHGEQTYHYERPLFVGEEIFCYSKIENYVEKKGNSGLLGFLIIQSFGEDRTGRTIFTSKQTVIITETVRKEMTT
- a CDS encoding rhodanese-related sulfurtransferase (product_source=COG0607; cath_funfam=3.40.250.10; cog=COG0607; pfam=PF00581; smart=SM00450; superfamily=52821; transmembrane_helix_parts=Inside_1_6,TMhelix_7_26,Outside_27_124), translated to MNLDTNTIINFLLIIFIVLVFLQRILPTKGVRNISTAELKNELGQKDKQYLDVRTQAEYRSHHIRGFQNIPLHYLKQRAHELSKDKEVIVICQSGMRSNKASKLLKKLGFKRVTNVKGGMNAWR
- a CDS encoding ubiquinone/menaquinone biosynthesis C-methylase UbiE (product_source=COG2226; cath_funfam=3.40.50.150; cog=COG2226; pfam=PF08241; superfamily=53335) — encoded protein: MSGHRFNPEKAAKLLDPKRKELVDPVKIISLLHIQEGDFVADFGAGNGFFTVPIANKTKETVYAIDVQEQMLHYLKKQAQQEGVTNIEYVFSDVENIPLKSNSIDKGLIAFVIHEVSNLDPAVEEMFRVLKPNGKLLILDWEAIESEMGPPVHERISSKKLNDYFRQKGFQPELFRFHEAIYGMLITNGKNEVNSSIFHDPKEGTS
- a CDS encoding transporter family-2 protein (product_source=KO:K09936; cog=COG3238; ko=KO:K09936; pfam=PF04657; superfamily=103481; transmembrane_helix_parts=Outside_1_3,TMhelix_4_26,Inside_27_30,TMhelix_31_53,Outside_54_67,TMhelix_68_87,Inside_88_91,TMhelix_92_110,Outside_111_124,TMhelix_125_142,Inside_143_144) codes for the protein MKLLLMFVTVIAGMATSIQASINGGLGKKVGVLEGAFISFLIGTIALFLFQLFFGKGNVLQMFSVPKWQLLGGLLGAFYVFIMVLSVPKVGVATSIIAIIAGQLVMSAMIDHFGLFGGKQIPFDMKRMMGIVLLFGALFLFYKE